One region of Tumebacillus amylolyticus genomic DNA includes:
- a CDS encoding MDR family MFS transporter, translated as MGFRSLHRNLKIRMVDSFLSMILGNMLFPFMTIYFAQQFGGKTAGVLLMLNVALGVVANFCGGYLADRYGRRTLMLVGESIRFTAFLGMMVANSPWFTSPLLTFVTFTITGLCWGLSGPAMDAMMVDVSTPENRKLVYSVQYWSVNFSLMIGGVVGGFFFQSYRFELFVAVCAAQMISLLLLVFFIEETHRGTHAQTQQKQKQGAVREMLGNYKLVFADRRFMVYVLASLLMMSVEFMNNSYTGVRLADEFGTQHLLGLPIDGVKMFGMLGSENSLFVVLLTAFVSVWIKKRREQPLLILGVLLYAVGYAMQAWSNQPLLLFLCMGVAVCGELIWVPIKQSLMADLAPEENRSAYMAVNGLVFRGASILGSLAVTIGAFLPSWTMAILFLLSGLAALNLLLRVLNNRTATRRVQSPITTQSQTKEGIA; from the coding sequence ATGGGATTTCGTTCTCTGCATCGCAACTTGAAAATTCGGATGGTCGACTCGTTTCTGTCGATGATCCTCGGCAACATGCTGTTTCCGTTCATGACGATCTACTTCGCGCAGCAGTTCGGGGGCAAGACCGCCGGCGTGCTGCTCATGCTCAACGTCGCGCTCGGGGTTGTCGCAAATTTCTGCGGCGGGTACCTTGCGGATCGGTATGGCCGCCGGACCCTCATGCTGGTTGGCGAAAGCATTCGCTTCACGGCGTTTCTCGGGATGATGGTCGCCAACTCGCCTTGGTTCACCTCGCCTCTACTCACGTTCGTGACGTTCACAATCACCGGCCTTTGTTGGGGCTTGTCGGGGCCGGCGATGGACGCGATGATGGTCGACGTCTCCACACCTGAGAACCGCAAGCTCGTCTACTCCGTTCAGTATTGGAGCGTGAATTTCTCGCTGATGATCGGCGGGGTGGTGGGCGGGTTCTTTTTCCAAAGCTACAGATTCGAGTTGTTCGTCGCCGTCTGTGCGGCGCAGATGATTTCGCTGCTGCTCTTAGTGTTCTTTATTGAAGAAACGCATCGCGGCACACACGCGCAAACGCAACAAAAACAAAAGCAAGGCGCCGTCCGCGAGATGCTTGGCAACTACAAGTTGGTTTTTGCAGACCGTCGCTTCATGGTCTACGTGCTCGCGTCTCTGCTGATGATGTCGGTCGAGTTCATGAACAACTCCTACACGGGGGTCCGCCTCGCCGACGAGTTCGGCACGCAACATCTGCTCGGACTGCCGATTGACGGGGTGAAAATGTTCGGGATGCTCGGCTCGGAGAACTCGCTGTTCGTCGTCCTGCTCACGGCATTCGTCTCCGTCTGGATCAAAAAACGCCGTGAACAGCCCCTGCTGATCCTCGGCGTCCTGCTCTACGCAGTCGGATACGCGATGCAAGCGTGGAGCAACCAACCGCTGCTTCTGTTCCTCTGTATGGGGGTCGCCGTCTGCGGGGAACTGATCTGGGTGCCGATCAAACAATCCCTGATGGCAGACCTCGCGCCGGAGGAAAACCGCAGTGCGTACATGGCGGTCAACGGCCTCGTCTTTCGCGGGGCGAGCATCCTCGGGTCGCTGGCGGTGACGATTGGCGCATTTCTCCCGTCTTGGACGATGGCGATTTTGTTCCTGCTCAGCGGCCTTGCCGCGCTCAACCT